A stretch of DNA from Malus sylvestris chromosome 9, drMalSylv7.2, whole genome shotgun sequence:
CATTTCTGCTTTTTTCTTAATCAGAAGCAGCTCTTTTCTCAACCGCTGTTGAAATCAGAATCTTGTTTGCTTTTTAATAATTGGGGTTTTGGAATCTTATTAGTCGCTTTCTGTGTTTTCGAATAAACAGCGCAGTTGAAACAGTTTCAGGATCAACACAAAGGGAAGGACTTTTCTTCGCCATCGCCATCGACAATGACGTCGGCTCAGTCTTCGTCTCCGCCGCCACCTCCGCCCCCGAAGGAGTCGTTTGTTCGGCGTTACAAGTTTCTCTGGCCTCTGCTCTTGACTGTCAATCTGGGCGTTGGAGGTGTATTtccctttctctttccttttaaGTTGATTGAATAAATTGTTGGTTTTTTGTTTCTGCCAGCCTTTTGTAATCGTGGTATCTGTTTGTGAAAGAAAGTATGAGATACTGGTGGATTGGAAATGGATTTTAGTACCTCTTAATGCTTTTCTTGATGGCGGTTTTGTTCGATAAGTTGTTGATTAACTGCTAATGATTGACTCTGATTTCATTTGTTTGGTCAGAACCCAAACCCAATTGTTCCACataaaagaagagaagaaaaacagAGTGGGTTAGTTTATGAGCTCTTGAGCTCCTGTTTTAAGTTTGGTTTTAGAGGGAGAATTTCGACTTGTGGGTTCATTGCATTTGGCATCAGAGTAGTTTCCACCGTGTGGCCTGTAGGCTAGAGGATTAGAGTGCCTTGGGTATTATGTATGATTTGTGTTGTGAATCTGTGACTGAATACGAATGAGGACGTCTCGAAAGAGTAGAGTATTTTGGTGCAGCGTATGAATGCtttggcattttttttttcttgtcagTAAGTTCTGTAGGGGTAAGTTCTGCCCTCTACCCTCTGGGGCCGCTGtgttttgtttaaaattttaaatttaattatcatATCATCTAGAGGGAAAAACCCTTGAACGATTTTTCTGATCCAAGTTTGACTTTGAAAGAATGATCTCCTTAAAGGACATTAAGTGTACATACTGAGTAGGTAGTTAGGCCTGAAATGCTTCTATATGCTGAAGTCGTTGATGAGTAGTGCTGATTGGTTGTATGTTAATGTATATCTATGGGGAAGGGTAATGAGAGTTCAAAAGTCCTTTTAAAAGTAGTTTGGATGTCTAAATTTTGCTGTGTGTGATGCGGGTAAACAATTACAAATCCCAAAACATGTGATTGCTAATTACAATCAAAAGCTATTATGCTAATTAAATATAGTTGATTAGACAGATTGAATTTTATTTTCCCAGCATCCTACTTCCTGTAACAATCACAATTATTGTAATAAGACTGGGGAGCCTTCAAGAGAAGATCTCTAGATTCTCTACATTTGTTGGTAGTTGCTTGTGAATTGTAGGTGATGGAAATTGTATCAGCATGGACTTAAAATTACTTGGGTGACTTTTAAGCTTTTAACCAACTTCTTGAATACTACCCTCAGATGTACTACATGACAAGATGTAGTGATGAAGGGTAGTCTGTATTTACTTGGTATAAGCTACTGGTAATTACTTTTTGGTGTAAGTTTTATATGTTGAACTCTGTACATTCCCATTCGGTATGATTTTAGTAATGCTCAAATGGGACTGTGCATGCTGGTAAAGGGTCAAGGTGGAAATTTGAGAAAACTGATGGTTGCCCATGTGCACACAGCTCATATGAAGGATGTTTTTGTGATTTGCTACTGTAGTTCAACTTTTTTTGTTACTTGCAGTAACTGGTCAATACTGTAACTAGGGATGCTGATGAGTAAACTAAATCGAGGAAGTTGCCATTGAGCGTAGGTTGCAGTTCACATTTTTGTTTTAGAAGTGGTTCAGTTTAAAGACTTTATTCATTGGTGAGGGACCTGATGATATACCGAATGCAGCCATCTTTTTAACTGTATCAGCTTAGAATGTCTTCTTGCCAGATCGTAATCCCTGTTAACTTGAACCAGCTATTTACAGTCTGGCATTATCTGCTTCTTTTGCAACAGATTAGGGAAGAAGTTTTATGAATCGTTTTGAAACTGTAAAACTGGCTTTCCTTTAGTCTATCTGCCCGTGATTTATTTACACTTGCGTGTATGGACATGGGATGCATGGTAGAATGGAAAATACCTCACTAGGAATATGATTGCTTCAATACCTTATTTGCTTCTTTGTTGCATAATTATGGATCTTAATGCACTTCTATTTGGAGACTGATGTTTGGAATTACTTTTGTAGCTTACCTGTTTATGAGAACAAAGAAGAAAGACATAGAGGAAGACGTGACTACTACCGTTCCAACAACAGCTCAAACAACACCTACTACTGAGAAACCCCTACCTTCACCAAGCATCACAGAGCCTGTGAAATTGCGGGAACCAATCCCGGAGGATCAACAACGCCAACTTTTCAAGTGGATGCtggaagagaaaagaaaggttAAACCAAAAGATCCTGAAGAGAAGAAGCGCCTTGATGAGGAGAAAGCCATTCTTAAACAGTTTATCCGGGCAAAATCCCTTCCAAAAATCTAACTGTTACCAACAGAAATAGCCATTTCTCCTGATTGACTGGTTTACCACATTTCCTTTAGGATTGTTCCGGGAGTGGATCGTGTCTGCATAAATTTATGTGTCATTGTCAATTGAAAAAAGTTGTAAAATTCGTCGTTGTTGCTTTGTGTAATACAAGGAATATTGTTCTTTTGAATCAGTGAATATGTGGTGCTTTTGGACCTGGAATAAATCTTTG
This window harbors:
- the LOC126634458 gene encoding uncharacterized protein LOC126634458, with the protein product MNRARPNHDLTAKVRKANTGVDCGVGEEKDFGSLERRKEGISDVPATMIEDGPKLYANKPKKAQLKQFQDQHKGKDFSSPSPSTMTSAQSSSPPPPPPPKESFVRRYKFLWPLLLTVNLGVGAYLFMRTKKKDIEEDVTTTVPTTAQTTPTTEKPLPSPSITEPVKLREPIPEDQQRQLFKWMLEEKRKVKPKDPEEKKRLDEEKAILKQFIRAKSLPKI